A DNA window from Candidatus Thermokryptus mobilis contains the following coding sequences:
- the queA gene encoding tRNA preQ1(34) S-adenosylmethionine ribosyltransferase-isomerase QueA: protein MKLSDFSYQLPKNLIAKYPAEPRDSARLLVLDRKSRKIEDKVFTDIVNYLDPGDSLVINVSKVFPARLIGRKEKTGAKIEILLLRELNPEEHLWDVLVDPARKVRIGNKIYFGENDEVYCEVIDNTTSRGRTIKFHYEGDFFRFVEKYGQVPLPPYIKRPPQEEDKEWYQTVYASVVGSVAAPTAGLHFTTRLLKRIEKKGVKIVPIILHIGIGTFRKVEVEDLSKHRMDSEYFEISPESAKLINETIDKKKSVVAVGTSTVRALESSVTADAHVKPYKGWTDKFIYPPYEFKIVDKLITNFHMPESTPLILTAAFAGLDLLMEAYRHAIKNGYRFLSYGDAMLII from the coding sequence ATGAAACTTTCGGATTTCAGTTATCAGCTTCCGAAAAACTTAATAGCGAAATATCCGGCTGAGCCAAGGGATAGTGCACGACTTCTTGTTCTTGACAGGAAAAGCAGGAAGATTGAGGACAAAGTTTTTACTGATATTGTTAATTATCTTGATCCTGGGGATTCGCTTGTCATCAATGTGTCAAAGGTTTTCCCTGCGAGATTGATAGGTAGAAAAGAGAAAACAGGGGCGAAGATTGAAATTCTTTTGTTAAGGGAGCTAAATCCCGAGGAGCATCTTTGGGATGTTTTAGTTGATCCAGCGCGTAAGGTTAGGATTGGGAACAAAATTTATTTTGGTGAAAACGATGAAGTTTATTGTGAGGTCATTGATAATACGACATCAAGGGGCAGGACGATAAAGTTTCATTATGAGGGTGATTTTTTTAGGTTTGTTGAGAAATATGGTCAAGTTCCTCTTCCGCCATATATAAAAAGACCACCTCAGGAAGAGGACAAGGAGTGGTATCAGACGGTTTATGCAAGTGTTGTTGGGTCAGTGGCTGCGCCAACAGCGGGATTACATTTTACAACGCGACTTTTGAAAAGAATTGAAAAGAAAGGTGTTAAAATCGTTCCGATAATTCTTCACATTGGGATAGGGACTTTTAGAAAAGTTGAAGTTGAGGATTTAAGTAAGCATAGGATGGATTCGGAGTATTTTGAGATTTCTCCTGAGAGTGCAAAGTTGATAAATGAAACGATAGATAAAAAGAAAAGCGTTGTAGCTGTTGGCACAAGCACTGTTAGAGCGCTTGAGTCAAGCGTTACAGCAGATGCCCATGTTAAACCTTATAAAGGTTGGACTGATAAATTTATTTATCCGCCTTACGAATTTAAAATTGTCGACAAACTTATAACGAATTTTCATATGCCTGAGTCAACTCCGCTTATACTTACAGCTGCCTTTGCAGGGCTTGATCTTTTGATGGAAGCTTACAGACACGCGATAAAAAACGGTTATAGATTTTTAAGCTACGGCGACGCAATGCTTATAATCTAA